The proteins below come from a single Drosophila miranda strain MSH22 chromosome Y unlocalized genomic scaffold, D.miranda_PacBio2.1 Contig_Y1_pilon, whole genome shotgun sequence genomic window:
- the LOC117189503 gene encoding actin-like protein 6B isoform X1, whose product MNGGNMIYGGDEIGALVFDPGHHSLRVGYAQEDSPKAEIPSVVGIGASPTPDTNLDPDTKTDNNVTPNNADSRKYYVDTNYVNVPRSQMEVQYYMKDGMIDNWELFEKVIDYAYANVIQSEPEYHPVLFSEASWNVRNNREKLTELMFEKYNVPAFFLVKNAVLAAFSSGRATALVVDSGATHTSAVPVHEGYVLSQAVVKSPLGGDFLSRQCRQHLDKHNIDLSPVYKIASKDVVKDRDNARFTLRKLPENLTQSWQNYMTQLMLQDFQMNILQVLENPFDERVAAQIPTVHYEFPNGYHQDFGSERFKIAESLFDNAMLGAGQLASTSVGMCDADVRLSLFGSVVVTGGNTLLQGFPERLNRDLQLRAPSNTRLKMISANGRGGRRFGAWIGGSILASIGTFQQMWISSQEYEEAGKSQVERKCP is encoded by the exons ATGAATGGAGGCAACATGATATATGGCGGCGACGAAATTGGAGCCTTAGTTTTCGATCCAGGGCACCATTCGTTGCGTGTGGGCTACGCGCAAGAGGATTCGCCGAAGGCTGAGATACCCTCTGTTGTCGGCATTGGAGCATCCCCAACTCCGGATACGAATCTTGATCCAGATACCAAAACTGACAACAATGTGACGCCCAACA ATGCCGACTCGCGCAAGTACTATGTAGACACAAACTATGTAAATGTTCCCCGCTCCCAAATGGAAGTTCAGTATTATATGAAGGATGGCATGATCGACAACTGGGAGCTCTTCGAGAAGGTGATTGACTATGCCTACGCAAATGTCATTCAATCGGAGCCGGAGTACCATCCCGTGCTCTTCTCAGAGGCGTCCTGGAACGTGCGCAACAACCGCGAGAAGCTCACCGAGCTGATGTTTGAGAAGTACAATGTGCCAGCATTCTTCTTGGTTAAAAATGCCGTACTGGCGGCATTCTCCAGCGGCCGTGCCACAGCGCTTGTGGTGGATAGCGGTGCAACGCATACTTCGGCCGTGCCCGTGCACGAGGGGTATGTTCTCTCGCAGGCGGTAGTCAAGTCCCCCCTGGGCGGTGACTTCCTCTCCCGCCAATGCAGGCAGCATTTGGATAAACATAATATCGACCTGTCCCCGGTGTATAAAATCGCCTCGAAGGATGTAGTCAAGGATCGGGACAATGCTCGCTTCACGCTGCGGAAACTACCCGAAAATCTCACACAGTCGTGGCAGAACTACATGACTCAGCTAATGTTGCAGGACTTCCAGATGAATATTCTGCAGGTGCTGGAGAATCCGTTCGACGAGCGTGTGGCTGCCCAGATACCGACTGTCCACTACGAGTTCCCCAATGGATATCACCAGGACTTTGGCTCTGAGCGTTTCAAAATTGCCGAAAGCCTATTCGACAATGCCATGCTGGGTGCTGGCCAATTGGCCTCCACCAGCGTGGGCATGTGCGATGCGGATGTGCGTCTGTCGCTCTTCGGATCGGTTGTGGTCACAG GTGGCAACACGCTGCTCCAGGGCTTTCCCGAGCGTCTTAATCGAGATCTACAGCTGCGGGCGCCGTCAAATACTCGTCTGAAAATGATTTCGGCCAATGGAAGGGGGGGAAGAAGGTTCGGTGCCTGGATTGGGGGCTCCATACTGGCCAGCATTGGCACGTTCCAACAGATGTGGATATCGTCGCAGGAGTACGAGGAGGCTGGAAAAAGTCAAGTGGAGCGCAAGTGTCCGTAA